A stretch of Chitinophaga caeni DNA encodes these proteins:
- a CDS encoding O-succinylhomoserine sulfhydrylase: MKSSYHPETDAVRLQTHRTEQMEHSTPMFLTSSFCFDNAEEMRAAFADETDDNIYSRFSNPSVDEFTRKMIALEGAESGFSTASGMSAIFACFMAFMQTGDHLISSRSIFGSTHTIITKFFPKWGFSHDYFDINDPASVEALVKPTTRMIYVETPSNPGLEIVDMSILSAIAKKHNILLCVDNCFATPVIQRPVEFGADLVVHSATKWIDGQGRVLGGVVVGRKDLVKDVYTFCRSTGPSMSPFNAWVLSKSLETLHVRMDKHSASALEIAQRLERNPHLEWVKYPFLPSHPQYEIAKKQMSKGGGVVCFEIKGGLDKGRRFLNNLKLLSLTANLGDSRSIASHPSSTTHAKLSETERLQVGITPGLIRVSIGLEHVDDIMNDIEQALEKSMA; the protein is encoded by the coding sequence ATGAAATCATCCTACCATCCGGAAACAGACGCGGTACGTTTACAAACGCACCGTACCGAACAAATGGAACATTCGACGCCAATGTTCCTCACTTCCAGCTTCTGCTTCGATAATGCCGAAGAGATGAGGGCGGCTTTTGCCGATGAAACCGACGATAATATTTACAGTCGTTTCAGCAATCCTAGCGTAGACGAGTTTACCCGTAAAATGATTGCATTGGAAGGTGCGGAAAGCGGTTTTTCAACTGCTTCGGGTATGAGCGCCATATTTGCTTGTTTCATGGCTTTCATGCAAACAGGCGACCACTTGATTTCTTCAAGATCCATCTTCGGGTCTACCCATACGATCATTACGAAGTTTTTCCCGAAATGGGGATTTTCTCATGATTATTTCGATATCAACGATCCCGCTTCGGTGGAAGCCCTGGTAAAACCAACGACACGGATGATCTACGTGGAAACGCCATCGAACCCCGGTTTGGAAATCGTTGATATGTCTATACTCTCCGCGATTGCGAAGAAGCATAACATTTTACTCTGCGTGGATAATTGTTTTGCTACACCCGTGATTCAACGCCCGGTTGAATTTGGGGCTGATCTCGTGGTGCATTCCGCCACGAAATGGATCGATGGACAAGGTCGCGTATTGGGCGGTGTGGTTGTGGGCCGGAAAGATTTAGTGAAAGATGTTTACACTTTTTGCAGGAGTACCGGGCCGTCGATGTCGCCATTCAATGCATGGGTGTTGAGCAAAAGCTTGGAAACTTTACATGTGAGGATGGATAAGCACAGCGCCAGCGCCCTGGAGATAGCGCAACGCTTGGAGCGCAACCCGCACCTGGAATGGGTAAAATATCCTTTCTTACCCAGCCACCCACAATACGAAATCGCGAAGAAACAAATGAGTAAAGGTGGCGGCGTAGTTTGCTTCGAGATTAAGGGCGGCTTAGATAAGGGCAGGCGGTTCTTAAATAACCTCAAGTTATTGTCGCTGACAGCTAATCTAGGTGATAGCAGAAGCATTGCTTCGCATCCTTCTTCCACTACGCATGCGAAACTGTCGGAAACGGAACGTTTGCAAGTAGGTATCACCCCGGGCTTGATCAGGGTATCTATCGGTTTGGAACACGTGGACGATATCATGAATGATATCGAGCAGGCATTGGAGAAAAGCATGGCTTAG
- a CDS encoding OsmC family protein, translated as MKIALKRIDDSFNMEAVDELGHSVLMDSSVENGGKNNGIRPMQMLIMGLGGCSAIDVVMILKKQRQHITGFEISIDAEREKGKEPSLWESAHLVFRIDGDVDPDKARRAVELSMDKYCSVAETLRQGNTNLTWEVKVNESAN; from the coding sequence ATGAAAATAGCTTTGAAAAGAATCGATGACAGCTTCAATATGGAAGCTGTAGATGAATTGGGTCATTCTGTTTTGATGGATTCATCCGTCGAAAACGGGGGTAAGAACAACGGTATCCGTCCCATGCAAATGTTGATCATGGGTTTGGGAGGCTGTTCCGCGATAGATGTAGTGATGATCCTGAAGAAGCAACGTCAGCATATTACAGGTTTTGAAATTTCGATCGATGCAGAACGGGAGAAGGGTAAGGAACCATCGCTTTGGGAATCGGCACACCTGGTATTCCGTATTGATGGCGATGTGGACCCGGACAAAGCGCGTAGGGCCGTAGAATTATCGATGGATAAATATTGTTCCGTAGCCGAAACACTGCGCCAGGGTAATACGAACCTGACCTGGGAAGTGAAAGTAAACGAATCTGCCAATTAG
- the metX gene encoding homoserine O-acetyltransferase MetX, whose amino-acid sequence MAQAIYHIDQTFELESGEALPALDIAYSTYGTLNAGGDNVIWICHALTANSQVADWWSGLVGDGKPIDTSKYFVICANILGSCYGTTGPHSINPATGEPYFASFPQITIRDIVKAHQLLRKHLDIRKIHLLVGGSMGGYQVLEWSILEPAVIDRLFILCTGAAESAWGIAVHTSQRLAIEADPTWNLPQPDAGRNGLKAARGIGMISYRNYQTFVRTQSDPDKEKVDHFRASSYINYQGDKLVKRFNAQSYWILTKAMDSHNIARGRDGDTDDMLKKILQPTLLIGITSDILCPPEEQRLIAENMPHTIYHEIDSPYGHDGFLIEFETIGAILLDFLDKKEI is encoded by the coding sequence TTGGCACAGGCAATTTATCATATCGATCAAACATTTGAATTGGAATCCGGCGAAGCGCTTCCTGCTTTGGATATCGCGTACAGCACCTACGGTACACTCAATGCCGGCGGCGATAACGTGATCTGGATTTGTCACGCCCTGACGGCTAACTCGCAGGTGGCCGATTGGTGGTCGGGACTGGTAGGTGATGGTAAGCCGATTGATACGTCGAAGTATTTTGTTATCTGTGCCAACATCCTGGGTTCTTGCTACGGCACCACCGGGCCGCATAGCATAAACCCGGCTACGGGAGAGCCTTATTTCGCATCTTTCCCACAAATCACGATCCGCGATATCGTGAAGGCACACCAGTTGTTGAGAAAACACTTGGACATCCGCAAAATTCATCTTCTCGTTGGCGGTTCAATGGGCGGTTACCAAGTATTAGAATGGTCGATTTTAGAACCCGCTGTCATCGACCGGTTGTTCATCTTGTGTACAGGCGCTGCGGAAAGTGCCTGGGGAATTGCCGTTCACACCTCGCAACGCCTGGCTATCGAAGCGGATCCTACATGGAATTTGCCTCAGCCGGATGCAGGTAGAAATGGTTTAAAAGCTGCCCGTGGCATCGGTATGATCTCGTACCGGAACTATCAAACTTTTGTACGCACACAATCTGATCCCGATAAAGAAAAAGTAGATCATTTCAGGGCATCTTCATATATCAATTATCAAGGCGACAAGTTGGTTAAGCGCTTCAATGCCCAAAGTTATTGGATCTTGACCAAGGCAATGGATAGCCATAACATTGCACGCGGCAGAGATGGCGATACGGATGACATGCTGAAAAAAATTCTTCAACCAACCTTACTCATCGGCATTACCAGCGATATATTATGTCCTCCGGAAGAACAGCGTTTAATCGCGGAAAATATGCCGCACACGATTTACCATGAAATCGATTCCCCGTATGGTCATGATGGTTTCCTGATTGAATTTGAAACGATCGGCGCAATATTATTGGACTTCTTGGATAAAAAAGAGATTTAG
- a CDS encoding TonB-dependent receptor, with protein MKSSLHKFCLLLTMLCTTVMLQYASAQQNSTLQGTVTNKTTGEKLVGVSVAVKGTNTGTVTDGEGQFKLTVSQPFPITLTFSYVGFKTQDLVVTNAGQTIEVALVSTQILGQEVVVSASRVSQSIMESPVSIEKINTQAIRETPAMSFYNSLQNIKGVEFSTQSLTFNSVTTRGFNSNGNTRFNQFVDGMDNQAPGLNFSVGNILGMSDLDVESVELLPGASSALYGAGGTNGTLIMTSKNPYDYQGLSLQLKGGINHVGKKQGVGTSFIPDLSARYAKAFGKFAFKVGVSYMQANDWRAQDSSNINRLFLKNIPGYSHKDDPNYDGINVYGDEINANLQDAANGILNAMRQQIIAQYQQANGGANPPPGYVDAALQTLPQAQPFLLGLQNGLIPDTVVSRTGYNESDVVDYDTRILRANLALHYRFTNTLELILQGNWGRGTSVYTGADRYSLSDFNMGQYKVELRGKNFYVRGYTTQERSGDSYNATALSSLMNETWSPSASEWYPTFIGNLVGARAQGQDLSTALLYARSQADANRYLPGTPEFEAAKKDLTNRYIGVGAGRGGAKFNDKTNMYHYEGMYNFSDAIKIFDLQVGASYRRYDLNSDGTIFDDANQDIKIDEYGGFLQVHKKLAQDKISLTGSVRYDKNENFTGRFTPRLAAVFTVAPENNIRLSYQTGFRNPTTQNQYIDLLVRANTRLIGGLQSMLEKYDLYNNKGYTQASVQQFQLTGDPSVLKQHTFAKFKPESVSAYEIGYRGLINKRLLIDAYYYYNRYKNFVSTLNIIQSPDGTPMGLASSDAKIFSTVVNSTNEVKTHGGAIGLDYVVNTWTFSTNTSFNTIVDKSTELYNDFNTPKWRFNLGVGNRNVYKNIGFNINFRWQDTYRWTSTFAVGDVPAFSTLDAQVNYKIPSAKAMVKIGGSNVLNHQYITSFGNPSIGAVYYASITFEGLLAK; from the coding sequence ATGAAGAGCAGTTTACACAAATTCTGCCTGCTACTAACAATGCTGTGTACCACGGTAATGCTTCAGTATGCCTCGGCGCAACAAAATTCAACCCTGCAAGGAACGGTTACCAACAAAACTACAGGTGAAAAACTGGTAGGTGTTTCTGTTGCCGTGAAAGGAACTAATACGGGAACAGTTACAGATGGTGAAGGACAATTTAAATTAACGGTAAGCCAACCTTTCCCTATCACATTAACCTTTAGTTATGTAGGCTTTAAAACGCAGGACCTGGTCGTTACCAATGCGGGGCAAACAATAGAAGTGGCGCTTGTTTCCACGCAAATACTCGGGCAGGAAGTCGTGGTTTCGGCTAGCCGCGTTTCCCAAAGCATCATGGAATCGCCTGTATCCATAGAGAAAATCAATACGCAAGCGATCCGTGAAACCCCCGCGATGAGCTTTTATAACTCTTTACAAAATATTAAAGGCGTGGAGTTTAGTACACAGAGTTTAACGTTTAACTCGGTAACTACCCGCGGTTTTAATTCAAATGGTAATACCCGTTTCAACCAGTTTGTTGATGGAATGGATAACCAGGCGCCCGGCCTGAACTTCTCCGTGGGTAATATCCTGGGCATGAGCGACCTGGATGTTGAAAGCGTTGAATTGTTACCCGGCGCCTCTTCCGCTTTATATGGCGCAGGTGGTACAAATGGTACCTTGATTATGACGAGTAAAAATCCTTACGATTACCAGGGATTAAGCCTTCAATTAAAAGGCGGGATCAACCATGTCGGTAAGAAACAAGGGGTCGGCACCAGTTTCATTCCCGATCTGAGCGCCCGGTATGCCAAGGCATTCGGGAAATTCGCGTTCAAAGTAGGCGTTTCTTATATGCAAGCCAATGATTGGAGGGCTCAAGATTCTTCTAATATCAACCGCTTATTCCTGAAAAATATTCCCGGCTATTCCCATAAAGACGATCCTAATTATGACGGTATCAACGTGTATGGCGATGAGATCAATGCGAATTTGCAAGATGCCGCTAACGGGATCTTGAACGCCATGCGTCAGCAGATTATAGCTCAATACCAACAAGCCAACGGCGGCGCTAATCCCCCACCGGGATATGTAGATGCCGCTTTACAAACATTACCGCAGGCGCAACCTTTTTTACTGGGTTTGCAAAATGGGCTGATTCCTGATACCGTTGTATCCCGTACCGGTTACAATGAATCTGATGTGGTAGATTATGATACCCGGATTTTAAGAGCTAACCTTGCTTTGCATTACAGGTTTACGAATACTTTGGAATTAATTCTACAAGGAAACTGGGGGCGCGGTACCAGTGTTTACACAGGCGCCGATCGTTATTCTCTCAGTGATTTCAATATGGGTCAATATAAAGTCGAACTGCGCGGTAAAAACTTCTATGTTCGCGGTTACACGACGCAGGAACGTTCCGGCGATTCTTATAATGCTACTGCCCTCTCCAGCTTGATGAACGAAACTTGGTCGCCCAGCGCTTCTGAATGGTACCCCACATTTATCGGTAACCTGGTGGGTGCAAGGGCGCAAGGTCAAGATTTAAGCACGGCATTATTATACGCTAGGAGCCAAGCGGATGCAAACCGCTATTTACCGGGAACTCCTGAATTTGAAGCGGCGAAGAAAGACCTAACGAATCGCTATATCGGTGTTGGTGCTGGCCGTGGAGGGGCAAAATTCAACGATAAAACAAATATGTACCATTATGAGGGGATGTATAATTTCAGCGATGCTATCAAGATATTCGATTTACAAGTAGGCGCTTCTTACAGGAGGTACGATTTAAATTCCGATGGTACGATCTTCGATGATGCCAACCAGGATATTAAAATTGATGAATACGGCGGGTTCTTGCAAGTACATAAGAAATTGGCACAAGATAAGATCAGTTTAACCGGCTCTGTTCGCTATGATAAAAATGAAAATTTTACAGGGCGTTTTACCCCGCGTTTAGCAGCAGTATTTACGGTAGCGCCTGAAAATAATATCCGCTTATCTTATCAAACAGGTTTCCGCAATCCAACCACGCAAAATCAATATATCGATTTACTCGTTCGGGCCAATACCCGTTTAATCGGCGGTTTACAAAGTATGTTGGAGAAATATGACCTTTATAATAACAAGGGCTATACACAAGCAAGTGTTCAACAGTTCCAACTTACAGGGGATCCTAGCGTGCTGAAGCAACATACCTTTGCCAAGTTCAAGCCCGAAAGTGTTAGCGCTTACGAGATCGGTTACCGCGGCTTGATTAACAAGAGACTTTTAATCGATGCTTATTACTATTATAACAGGTACAAAAATTTTGTTTCTACACTAAACATCATTCAATCTCCCGATGGAACCCCGATGGGCTTAGCGAGTTCCGATGCCAAGATCTTCTCAACCGTAGTTAATAGCACGAACGAAGTGAAAACACATGGTGGCGCTATCGGTTTGGATTATGTTGTCAATACCTGGACTTTCTCTACCAATACCTCCTTTAATACGATCGTAGATAAATCCACGGAGTTGTATAACGATTTCAACACCCCCAAATGGCGTTTTAATCTCGGCGTAGGTAACCGGAACGTTTATAAAAACATCGGCTTCAACATTAATTTCCGTTGGCAGGACACTTACCGCTGGACTTCCACTTTCGCTGTTGGAGATGTGCCGGCATTCAGTACATTGGATGCACAGGTCAACTACAAAATTCCATCCGCGAAAGCGATGGTTAAGATCGGCGGATCGAATGTGTTGAATCACCAGTATATTACTTCATTCGGTAATCCTTCTATTGGTGCGGTTTACTATGCATCGATTACGTTTGAAGGCTTGTTGGCAAAATAA
- the ychF gene encoding redox-regulated ATPase YchF, whose product MALQAGIVGLPNVGKSTLFNAVSNSAKAQASNYRFCTIEPNVGLVDVPDERLDKLAELVQPNRVVPTTIEFVDIAGLVKGASKGEGLGNKFLANIREVDAIVHVIRCFEDENILREEGEINPVGDKEIIDTELQLKDLESVEKKLARIEKMARTGGDPKAKRELEVLLECKDHLEKGLNIRALDIAKEDRGAIADLFLLTEKPVLYVANVDEASILTGNKYSEILKAAVQSEGAEVIVMNNSIEAQISEMEDPDDKELFLSEYSLTEPGLNRLIRSTYKLLQLITYFTAGVQEVRAWTIQNGWKAPQAASVIHTDFEKGFIKAEVISYDDYVKFGSETAARENGRFRIEGKEYVVSDGDVMHFRFNV is encoded by the coding sequence ATGGCGTTACAAGCAGGTATCGTTGGTTTGCCGAATGTAGGTAAATCAACTTTATTCAATGCAGTAAGTAATAGTGCGAAAGCGCAAGCAAGCAACTACCGCTTCTGTACGATAGAACCAAATGTAGGATTAGTAGACGTTCCCGATGAACGATTAGATAAATTGGCCGAATTGGTGCAACCTAATAGGGTAGTACCGACTACCATAGAGTTTGTGGATATAGCAGGCTTAGTAAAGGGTGCAAGCAAGGGAGAAGGCCTCGGTAATAAGTTTTTGGCTAATATCCGCGAAGTAGATGCCATCGTGCATGTAATCCGTTGCTTCGAAGATGAAAATATCCTCCGTGAAGAAGGGGAGATTAATCCCGTTGGAGATAAAGAAATTATCGATACTGAATTGCAGTTGAAGGATTTGGAAAGCGTGGAAAAGAAATTAGCCCGTATTGAGAAGATGGCGCGCACCGGTGGCGATCCTAAAGCTAAAAGGGAGCTGGAAGTTTTATTAGAATGTAAAGATCACCTCGAAAAGGGTTTGAATATCCGTGCACTCGATATTGCCAAGGAAGATCGTGGCGCGATAGCCGATTTATTCCTGCTTACCGAGAAGCCTGTTTTGTATGTAGCCAATGTTGATGAGGCTTCAATCTTAACTGGCAACAAATACTCTGAAATACTAAAGGCTGCCGTTCAATCCGAAGGCGCAGAAGTAATTGTAATGAACAATTCCATCGAAGCGCAGATCTCAGAAATGGAAGATCCCGATGATAAGGAGCTGTTCCTTTCTGAATACAGTTTGACTGAACCGGGTTTGAACAGGTTGATCCGCTCTACTTACAAATTGTTACAACTCATCACTTACTTCACCGCTGGCGTACAGGAAGTTCGGGCTTGGACGATCCAAAACGGATGGAAAGCGCCGCAAGCTGCCAGTGTGATTCATACCGACTTTGAAAAAGGATTCATTAAGGCCGAAGTAATTTCTTACGATGATTACGTGAAATTCGGTTCTGAAACCGCCGCCCGCGAAAACGGTCGCTTCAGGATAGAAGGAAAGGAATACGTGGTGAGCGATGGCGACGTGATGCACTTCCGTTTCAACGTATAA
- a CDS encoding nucleoside recognition domain-containing protein, with protein MALNIVWLAFFVIAFIVGLYKLIFLNDLEVFSQVTNGMFESAKAGAEISIGLVGIMTFWLGIMKVGEKAGAISLFSRLVNPFFSKLFPGVPKNHPALGSVFMNFSANALGLDNAATPLGLKAMKELQDLNPSSDTASNAQIMFLVLNTAGLSIIPTSVIALRLASGSSQPAEIFVPTLLGTFISFVSGMIAVAMYQKINLFKPAILVFLLGFGGLTSGLFYWMKDMPPQQMATYTGLIGGGIIFAIIVMFLVQGFIKKISVYEVFIEGAKEGFQVSVMIIPYLVAILVGISAFRTTGCMDFINNSIGSLFAAMGFNTDFVPALPVGLMKIVSGSGARGLMVDIFNNPLYGPDSFVGRLASIMQGSTETTFYVLAVYFGSVGIKKTRHALACGLIADFIGIIAAILIAYAFYH; from the coding sequence ATGGCATTAAATATTGTTTGGCTAGCGTTTTTCGTCATTGCTTTTATAGTTGGACTATATAAACTGATCTTCTTAAATGACTTGGAAGTATTTAGCCAGGTTACCAACGGGATGTTTGAAAGTGCGAAGGCCGGGGCGGAGATATCCATCGGTTTAGTTGGCATCATGACTTTTTGGTTGGGTATTATGAAGGTGGGTGAAAAGGCCGGTGCGATTTCCTTATTTTCGAGGTTAGTCAACCCGTTTTTCTCAAAATTATTTCCCGGTGTTCCTAAAAATCACCCGGCGCTAGGTTCCGTTTTTATGAACTTTAGTGCTAATGCCTTGGGTTTGGATAATGCCGCGACTCCCTTGGGCTTAAAGGCTATGAAAGAATTGCAAGATCTCAATCCATCGAGCGATACGGCATCCAATGCACAGATCATGTTCTTGGTGTTGAATACCGCGGGTTTGTCTATTATACCTACTTCTGTTATCGCGTTACGTTTGGCAAGCGGTTCGAGCCAACCGGCGGAAATATTCGTACCTACCCTTTTGGGTACCTTTATCTCTTTCGTTTCCGGGATGATTGCTGTTGCCATGTATCAAAAAATTAACCTTTTCAAACCTGCAATCCTTGTTTTCCTATTGGGCTTCGGCGGTTTAACTTCAGGCTTGTTTTACTGGATGAAAGATATGCCGCCGCAACAGATGGCTACCTATACAGGGCTGATCGGTGGTGGAATCATTTTCGCTATTATCGTGATGTTCCTGGTACAAGGATTTATAAAGAAAATTTCCGTTTACGAAGTTTTTATCGAGGGTGCAAAAGAAGGCTTCCAAGTATCCGTTATGATTATACCTTACCTGGTGGCGATCCTTGTCGGTATCAGCGCATTCCGCACTACGGGTTGCATGGACTTTATCAACAACAGTATCGGCAGTTTATTTGCTGCTATGGGCTTCAATACCGATTTTGTGCCCGCGTTGCCGGTTGGGTTGATGAAAATTGTAAGCGGTAGTGGTGCGCGGGGTTTAATGGTAGACATCTTCAATAACCCCTTGTATGGCCCGGATTCTTTCGTGGGACGATTAGCGAGTATCATGCAGGGTTCTACCGAAACAACTTTCTACGTATTGGCCGTATATTTCGGTTCCGTTGGGATCAAGAAAACCAGGCACGCCCTGGCCTGTGGTTTGATTGCCGATTTTATCGGTATTATCGCGGCCATCCTGATCGCGTATGCGTTTTATCATTAG
- a CDS encoding YeiH family protein has translation MLVKKALHEDWIAVIVAFLSMFIIITFYGPQMPRYSWYDTQTFVQELGKGGNYLHTLVLFAWATLALILYKFLNKQERPFSVIPGMVVVMLISMLAQFITSNHAVKNLGIEIVLFSLLIGLFLSNVTGIPSWVKPAIQTEFFIKTGLVLLGAGIIFHDILKGGALGILQSVVVVFTVWYFAFWVCKKFKLDDEFKMMISSAVSICGVSAAIATSGAIEGDNKKLSHVISLVLIIAIPMMLFMPMIANALGLSEAVAGAWLGGTIDTSGAVVAAGTILGDEALKYATLVKFSQNVLLGIAAFFISVYWTYRKNGPGKDIQERPGLASIWQRFPKFVLGFVLASLVFSFLLNPDVAKAAKAPIKDLQTCFFALAFACIGLETKFTDIFKMENGRPAMAFIIAQVFNIFFTLIMAYLIFK, from the coding sequence ATGCTAGTAAAGAAAGCTTTGCATGAAGATTGGATTGCGGTTATTGTCGCATTCCTCAGTATGTTTATTATCATTACGTTTTATGGTCCACAGATGCCGAGGTATTCATGGTACGACACCCAAACTTTTGTGCAGGAATTGGGTAAGGGAGGTAATTATTTGCATACGCTTGTTTTATTTGCCTGGGCTACATTGGCGCTCATCTTATATAAATTTTTAAATAAGCAAGAGCGTCCATTTTCAGTAATCCCCGGTATGGTAGTGGTGATGTTGATTTCGATGTTGGCACAATTTATCACGAGTAACCATGCCGTAAAGAATCTCGGTATCGAGATTGTATTATTCAGCCTGTTAATCGGTTTATTCCTGAGCAATGTTACCGGGATACCATCCTGGGTAAAACCGGCGATTCAAACGGAGTTCTTCATCAAAACGGGTTTGGTATTACTCGGCGCCGGTATCATCTTCCATGATATATTAAAAGGTGGCGCCCTGGGAATTTTGCAATCCGTGGTCGTGGTATTTACCGTTTGGTATTTTGCTTTCTGGGTATGTAAGAAGTTTAAATTAGATGATGAGTTTAAAATGATGATCTCAAGCGCCGTTAGTATTTGCGGTGTATCTGCTGCCATCGCAACTTCCGGTGCTATTGAAGGCGACAACAAAAAACTTTCTCATGTTATATCCTTGGTATTGATTATCGCGATACCGATGATGCTGTTTATGCCAATGATCGCCAATGCCCTGGGTTTGAGCGAAGCGGTTGCAGGCGCCTGGCTGGGTGGTACTATCGATACTTCCGGGGCAGTAGTGGCCGCCGGTACGATTTTAGGCGATGAAGCGTTGAAATATGCTACGCTGGTTAAGTTCTCACAGAATGTATTATTGGGCATTGCAGCATTTTTTATTTCCGTTTATTGGACTTACCGCAAAAATGGTCCAGGAAAAGATATACAAGAAAGGCCCGGTTTGGCAAGTATCTGGCAACGGTTTCCCAAGTTTGTACTAGGGTTTGTATTGGCATCCCTGGTGTTCTCTTTCCTGTTAAACCCGGATGTTGCCAAAGCTGCGAAAGCGCCGATCAAGGATTTGCAAACTTGTTTCTTCGCGTTGGCATTTGCCTGCATCGGGCTGGAAACCAAGTTTACCGATATATTTAAAATGGAAAACGGGCGCCCTGCCATGGCTTTTATCATAGCCCAAGTGTTCAATATTTTCTTTACATTGATCATGGCATATTTGATATTCAAATAA
- a CDS encoding S41 family peptidase, which yields MKINIQYRLFLGCLLLFLGCSKDQQPDPFPDNLRGNVNRWILDSLHRYYYWSDEITKHVDPNLEPVAYFEQLLSPKDRFSWISNRSNHAPKSNSFFIYGFHYAIVSLDELNGEYLAVITDVNPSGAANAKGLKRGDCFIAVNGIAINQANITQVNKILNDNDLNTLELLPVQLSDPIDTLPAIQLNRGYAGADAIRFTRIFKGNAKTTGYLYYTSFDENYDGLLINAFSKLKEAGANELILDLRYNAGGSVATAAKLATLITGELQGQDVFAVYAGNKYEGTHPQKLNDVLSTSSNNLGKQYSQLAPYSLKLQRVFILTTGGTVSASELLINNLKPYLQVVQIGSTTEGKDEASFLIKDVDNDLQDHWQMQPTVYKLLNARMQGAYDQGIAPTYTVNELSKLPLAALDSEDDPLLLKALQLIYGSQFPWPATELKKVGAGKWHTRTLFESSAKLAQESSVLLIPKPGTN from the coding sequence TTGAAAATTAACATCCAATATCGTTTGTTCCTCGGCTGCCTCCTACTCTTTTTAGGTTGTTCTAAAGACCAGCAGCCCGATCCCTTCCCCGATAATCTCCGGGGAAATGTAAACCGGTGGATTCTCGATAGCCTGCACAGGTACTATTATTGGTCCGATGAAATTACAAAGCATGTTGATCCGAATTTGGAACCGGTAGCTTATTTCGAACAGTTATTATCTCCGAAAGATCGTTTCTCCTGGATCAGCAACCGCTCCAATCATGCTCCTAAATCTAACAGCTTTTTCATTTACGGGTTTCATTATGCCATCGTTTCATTAGATGAACTGAATGGTGAATACCTCGCTGTGATCACCGATGTTAATCCTTCAGGTGCGGCAAATGCCAAGGGTTTGAAACGGGGAGATTGTTTCATCGCGGTAAACGGGATCGCTATTAACCAGGCAAATATTACGCAGGTAAACAAGATTTTAAACGATAATGATTTAAATACCCTGGAGCTGCTGCCCGTGCAATTGTCGGATCCCATAGATACATTACCGGCTATTCAGCTCAACCGGGGATATGCAGGAGCGGATGCCATACGTTTCACGAGAATTTTTAAGGGGAATGCAAAAACAACGGGTTATCTATATTATACTTCTTTCGATGAAAATTATGATGGCTTACTGATCAATGCTTTCAGCAAGCTCAAGGAAGCGGGCGCCAATGAACTGATCTTAGATCTCAGGTATAATGCCGGCGGCAGCGTGGCAACAGCTGCGAAACTGGCAACTCTCATCACGGGAGAGTTACAAGGGCAGGATGTTTTCGCCGTTTATGCAGGCAACAAGTATGAAGGGACGCATCCCCAAAAATTAAATGATGTTTTGTCAACTTCTTCCAACAACCTGGGAAAGCAATATAGCCAGTTAGCGCCCTACAGTTTAAAACTACAACGTGTATTCATACTCACTACCGGGGGCACCGTATCGGCTTCCGAATTATTAATAAACAACCTAAAGCCTTATTTACAGGTAGTCCAGATCGGTAGTACTACCGAGGGGAAAGATGAAGCTTCATTCTTGATAAAAGATGTGGATAATGACTTGCAAGATCATTGGCAAATGCAGCCCACGGTATATAAATTACTAAATGCCCGGATGCAAGGGGCTTACGACCAGGGGATAGCGCCAACATATACCGTTAACGAGTTGAGTAAATTGCCTTTAGCAGCATTGGATTCAGAAGATGACCCCTTGTTATTGAAAGCTTTACAGTTGATTTACGGGAGCCAATTTCCTTGGCCGGCAACGGAGTTGAAAAAAGTCGGTGCAGGCAAATGGCACACGCGTACGTTGTTTGAATCTTCAGCGAAGTTAGCGCAGGAAAGCTCCGTGCTACTAATTCCAAAACCGGGAACGAATTAA